The DNA region CCGTAAACACACTGAATGTTATTCCCTTTCTCCTCATTAAAACGTTGTGCGGCGAGCATTTCAGCGACACATTGTCCTAACCCGAGCTTCACATCAGCGTTTTTTGCTTCAACAAGCACAATAACAGGTGCTTCTAAATAAAACTGCTCTGGTGACAGACTTACCAAAAAATCACAGACCCCGGTTAATCCACTTTCAACATCAACACTAAAATCAATTCCTGAAAAAAGACTAATGCGATGCTCAAATTGTTCGCGGAGTTCTATAAGAACATTAGCGACTATCATCTCTGACTTTGCCTTTTCTGTACCTATTGCTACAGCTAAAGGCACATTTCTCGACAAAGCGGTCATAAGATGGTCACTCGGAGCCACCGGTGCTATTTCGGAAAAGGTACCCGCCGATTCAACTGTTTCTAATCCGAATGTTGTTCGGACTGCTTCTAAGGTAAAGTTACTATAAGCCATTATGAAAGTCTCTGCTTTTTTCTATAAATGTTATCATACATCCGATCAAAAGTCAACAGGAAATAAAAGACAACCGTCGAACGATCAAATAATTTTTCGTTGCGTTCTGTCCGAAAATCTGATATGTTATTTGTAATTGATCTGCTAACAGCACTACTTTTTTCAAAGGACCGGAACCCGCATGGCGAAACAACCGAATATTATCTTTCTGATGACGGATCAGCAACGCTTTGATACGGTCAGTGCGCTTGGAAATCCGATCATTCAAACCCCAGGACTCAACCGTATCGTTCGGGAGGGAACGAGTTTTACGTCAGCATATTGTCCATCCCCCGTGTGTGTCGCCTCCCGTTGCAGTTTTCTGCTCGGTCAGTGGGCACACGAAACTGGATGCACAAACAATTCGCCAATGCCGCAGGAGCGTGTCTCAGTGATGGAAATGCTCAACGCAGCAGGTTACCAGACACACGGTATCGGTAAAATGCATTTTTCACCACAGGGACGTAAGATGTGGGGGTTTGAAACGCGAGACTATTCCGAAGAGGGTCCGGGGCCCGATGATTTCACCGAGTTTCTACGTGAGAACGACTATGACCATATCGTCGCACCACACGGTGAGCGGAGTGAGTACTACTATATCCCACAACCCTCACAACTGCCTGCCCGTTTACATCACACACAGTGGGTAGGCGATAAAACACTGGCGTTCCTCTCTGGGCGCGATACGGGGCGTCCGTTTCTCTGTTGGAGCAGTTTCATCAAACCACACCCGCCGTTTGAATCCCCGGTGCCGTGGAGTCGGCTCTACCGCACGGTCGAAATGCCACTCCCGTTCCTTCCTGCAGATTATGAACATCTGCATACCTACTGGAATCGGCATCAAAACCGGTATAAGTACCGGGACCAAGGACGGGATATGAACCTTCTGCGGACAATGCGAGCTGCTTACTACGCCGCCATCTCTTTCATCGACTATCAGGTCGGACGCATCCTTGATTACCTCGAATCAGAAAACCAATTGGACAACACGCTCATCCTGTATACGTCCGATCACGGTGAATTGCTCGGCGACTACGACTGCTATGGAAAACGTTCCTTCTTGGACGCGGCGGCTCGGATCCCGCTACTTGTCCGCTACCCTGAACGTTTCGCGGCAAACGCGCAATGCGACACACCGACCAGTCTGGTGGATGTCCTTCCAACCAGTCTCGGCGCAGCAGACCTCCCGCTATCAGCAGATCGGAGCGGAGCTGATCTTGCCGATATTGCCACCGGGACTGCACACCGAGATGCAATCGTCGGGCAATTGGGACAGGAAAGCACAGGCCTCTATATGCTTTTGACAGAGGAATACAAATATATCTATTCTGCCGCCGATCGAAAGGAGTGGCTCTTCAGACGGCTACAGGGAAGACTTGATGACCGAAGTCTTGCGGGTAATCCCGCATACAGTGGAATTCTCAACACCTATCGACAACGCTTGATTGAACGGTTCCGAGAGGATGGCTATGAACGTCCGCTTGACGGCGATAAATGGCGTGATTTCCCAGCACCGGTCGAGCCTGAAAATCCAGATGCTGGACAACTTTTTCAAGATGGTCGTTCCGTGAGCGATCAGTTCCCATCAGGATATTCACCCCATATTGATCCGCTATAGACATTGCTCCTCACTGGGGTGCTTACACCGGAAAGGAAATTCCTTCTAAGCAGGTTTCCGAAGAAAACGTTTCCATTGCTTCGCAGTGAAAACAGAGGAACCATGCCCAAGAACAAGTGGTTTAAAAAACATGTCAATCCGTTCCACCATCAAAAAGTTCATCTCAAAGGCTGCGTGGCGCGCCTACAATACCTATCGTAAAGGCGTCACGTACGGTTCACAACTGTCTCAGATCGAT from Candidatus Poribacteria bacterium includes:
- a CDS encoding sulfatase-like hydrolase/transferase, translating into MAKQPNIIFLMTDQQRFDTVSALGNPIIQTPGLNRIVREGTSFTSAYCPSPVCVASRCSFLLGQWAHETGCTNNSPMPQERVSVMEMLNAAGYQTHGIGKMHFSPQGRKMWGFETRDYSEEGPGPDDFTEFLRENDYDHIVAPHGERSEYYYIPQPSQLPARLHHTQWVGDKTLAFLSGRDTGRPFLCWSSFIKPHPPFESPVPWSRLYRTVEMPLPFLPADYEHLHTYWNRHQNRYKYRDQGRDMNLLRTMRAAYYAAISFIDYQVGRILDYLESENQLDNTLILYTSDHGELLGDYDCYGKRSFLDAAARIPLLVRYPERFAANAQCDTPTSLVDVLPTSLGAADLPLSADRSGADLADIATGTAHRDAIVGQLGQESTGLYMLLTEEYKYIYSAADRKEWLFRRLQGRLDDRSLAGNPAYSGILNTYRQRLIERFREDGYERPLDGDKWRDFPAPVEPENPDAGQLFQDGRSVSDQFPSGYSPHIDPL